A genomic stretch from Desulfonispora thiosulfatigenes DSM 11270 includes:
- the hemA gene encoding glutamyl-tRNA reductase yields the protein MVVISLGLNHKTAPVEIREKLAMSKTQIMNNTNKLKSIEGIKGIIILSTCNRTELYITSKLLDDGKQALLEFVSDYSNCSLEQLLPYIYLKHDKEAVHHLFRVSSGLDSMILGESQILGQVQDAYDYAREFKISNNILNTLFQHAITLGKRVRTETLIDRQSVSISSTAVDLAKQLFGDLEGKSVLVLGAGDTSELTVRHLVANGISSVIVANRTYDKACNLANEFGGKAIHLDDFPHHLVNADIVISCTAAPKYILNYEDVLPIAKQRKNDPILFIDIAVPRDINPKIATLENISLYDVDDLHLVIQQHLSERKKEAIKAEFIIKEEYTKFFKWLDSLTVVPTIVALKNKADAIKDKELKRALRKLGNISEKEKKAVHSLANSIVNQLLHQPIEELKECAQDIKKRNLYKETLTSMFKLDETEKNILIPSNIGEASGYEKMYKSRFP from the coding sequence ATGGTTGTTATCTCATTAGGCTTAAACCATAAGACTGCCCCAGTGGAAATTAGAGAAAAACTAGCTATGTCTAAAACTCAGATTATGAATAATACCAACAAATTAAAATCTATTGAAGGCATTAAAGGTATTATAATTCTTTCTACCTGTAACAGAACTGAACTTTATATTACTTCAAAACTTTTAGATGATGGTAAACAAGCACTTTTAGAATTTGTTAGTGATTATAGTAATTGTTCACTAGAACAGTTACTGCCATATATCTATTTAAAGCATGACAAAGAAGCAGTACATCATTTATTTAGGGTATCGTCAGGACTTGATTCAATGATTTTAGGTGAAAGCCAAATTTTAGGGCAAGTTCAAGATGCATATGATTATGCAAGGGAATTTAAAATATCTAATAATATATTAAATACTCTTTTTCAACACGCCATTACACTTGGAAAAAGAGTTAGAACAGAAACATTAATTGATCGTCAATCAGTATCAATTAGTTCGACAGCTGTGGATTTAGCAAAACAATTATTTGGTGATTTAGAAGGAAAATCCGTTTTAGTATTAGGTGCAGGTGACACAAGTGAGTTAACAGTAAGACATTTAGTAGCTAATGGTATTTCTTCAGTTATAGTAGCAAATAGAACCTATGACAAAGCCTGTAATCTTGCAAATGAATTTGGGGGAAAGGCTATACATTTAGATGATTTCCCACATCACTTAGTTAATGCTGATATAGTTATTAGTTGCACTGCTGCCCCAAAGTATATATTAAATTATGAAGATGTACTTCCTATTGCAAAGCAAAGAAAAAATGATCCTATTCTATTTATAGACATAGCAGTTCCTAGAGACATTAATCCTAAAATAGCAACCTTAGAAAACATTTCTTTATATGATGTGGATGATTTACATTTAGTTATTCAACAACATCTATCTGAGCGAAAAAAGGAAGCTATAAAAGCCGAATTTATTATAAAAGAAGAATACACAAAGTTTTTCAAATGGTTAGATAGTTTGACAGTAGTTCCAACGATAGTAGCTTTAAAAAATAAGGCAGATGCGATAAAAGATAAGGAATTAAAAAGAGCTTTAAGAAAACTTGGTAATATATCTGAAAAAGAAAAAAAAGCCGTTCATTCTTTAGCAAATTCAATAGTAAATCAATTATTACATCAGCCTATAGAAGAACTTAAAGAATGTGCCCAAGATATTAAAAAAAGAAATTTGTATAAAGAGACATTAACCAGTATGTTTAAATTAGATGAAACAGAAAAAAATATATTAATACCAAGTAATATAGGGGAGGCTTCAGGATATGAAAAAATGTATAAGAGTAGGTTCCCGTAA
- the hemC gene encoding hydroxymethylbilane synthase, with protein MKKCIRVGSRKSQLALWQSEFVISLLKERNPEYTFELIPISTKGDKLLDVALSKIGDKGLFTKELENALLENRIDFAVHSMKDIPTVLPEGLIISAITERHDSRDVLISKNMVLFDDLPKGAKVGTSSLRRRSQILNKRPDLSIEDIRGNLNTRLKKMETENFDAIVIAAAGVERLGWHDKITQKLDFSLSLPAVGQGALGIETRENDEEILKVIDTINHPETNSCVTAERSLLRYLEGGCQIPIGAHALIKDGKMFIEAMVASLDGKILIRDNLEGNIEDAKELGITLAEKLKAQGAVKILEEIR; from the coding sequence ATGAAAAAATGTATAAGAGTAGGTTCCCGTAAAAGTCAATTAGCCCTTTGGCAAAGTGAATTTGTAATTAGCTTATTAAAAGAAAGAAATCCAGAGTATACGTTTGAACTGATTCCTATTTCAACCAAAGGAGATAAATTATTAGATGTAGCTTTGTCTAAAATTGGAGATAAAGGACTTTTTACTAAGGAATTAGAAAATGCTCTTTTAGAAAATAGGATTGATTTTGCTGTTCATAGTATGAAGGATATTCCAACAGTACTTCCAGAAGGGTTAATAATTTCAGCAATAACAGAAAGACATGACTCTAGGGATGTTTTAATTTCGAAAAATATGGTGCTTTTTGATGATTTGCCAAAGGGTGCAAAAGTAGGAACGAGTAGTTTGCGTAGAAGGTCACAAATTTTAAATAAAAGACCTGATTTATCCATAGAAGATATAAGAGGAAACTTAAATACGCGTCTTAAAAAAATGGAGACTGAAAATTTTGATGCTATAGTTATTGCAGCTGCTGGTGTAGAAAGATTAGGCTGGCATGATAAGATAACCCAAAAACTTGATTTTTCATTATCTTTACCAGCTGTAGGTCAAGGTGCACTAGGAATTGAAACGAGAGAAAATGATGAAGAAATTTTAAAAGTTATAGATACAATTAATCACCCGGAGACAAATTCTTGTGTAACTGCAGAAAGATCTTTACTTCGCTATTTAGAAGGTGGATGTCAAATCCCAATTGGTGCTCATGCCCTGATAAAAGACGGTAAAATGTTTATTGAGGCTATGGTAGCTAGTTTAGATGGTAAAATCTTGATACGTGATAATTTAGAAGGTAATATTGAAGATGCTAAAGAGCTAGGTATTACTCTTGCAGAAAAGCTTAAAGCTCAAGGCGCTGTAAAAATTCTAGAAGAAATTAGATAG
- the cobA gene encoding uroporphyrinogen-III C-methyltransferase: MSVGKVYLIGAGPGDIKLITVKGLECIQNADTIVYDRLANPRLLSYRKPDAELIYVGKLPDRHTLQQHEINQVLVDEAKKGKVVTRLKGGDPFVFGRGGEEAEVLKEENIEFEIVPGITSAIAVPAYAGIPVTHRDCTSTFTIITGHEDPTKEQSNINWQRLASDPGTLIFLMGVSNLPKIVKRLVDNGKDKETPIALIRWGTRPEQEVVTGRLDNIVEEVEKAGLTSPAIIIIGEVVNLRDTLKWFETKPLFGKRVLVTRSREQASDLSQKIEDFGGESWEYPTINIKPPEDFTKFDLAIEKINDFNWIVFTSVNGVKSFFARLKSLNKDIRVLGNIKLCAIGPKTREEIENKGLIVDYMPEKFVAESIIEGFKTILNPNEKILLPRADIARPILIDSLLELGMDVTEVMAYRTVIGSRDNEELLTKLKNKEIHVITFTSSSTVKNFISLIENEDLETILNGITIASIGPITSETARSLGIKVDVEAKEYTIDGLVQALVDYTN; this comes from the coding sequence ATGAGTGTAGGAAAGGTATATTTGATAGGGGCAGGTCCTGGAGATATTAAATTAATAACTGTAAAGGGCTTAGAATGTATTCAAAATGCCGATACTATTGTTTATGATAGATTAGCTAATCCACGTTTATTATCATATCGCAAACCAGATGCTGAGTTAATATATGTAGGAAAGTTACCAGATAGACATACCCTGCAGCAGCATGAAATAAATCAAGTATTAGTAGATGAAGCAAAAAAAGGAAAAGTTGTTACACGTTTAAAAGGTGGAGATCCTTTTGTTTTTGGTAGAGGTGGCGAAGAAGCAGAAGTACTAAAAGAAGAAAATATCGAATTTGAAATTGTACCCGGGATAACATCAGCAATAGCAGTTCCTGCTTATGCTGGTATACCAGTAACACATAGGGACTGTACATCAACCTTTACGATCATTACAGGTCATGAGGATCCTACTAAAGAGCAATCTAATATTAACTGGCAAAGATTAGCCTCAGATCCTGGAACTTTGATCTTTTTAATGGGAGTATCGAATCTACCGAAAATCGTAAAAAGATTAGTAGATAATGGCAAAGATAAAGAAACTCCTATTGCTCTTATTCGCTGGGGAACTAGACCAGAGCAAGAGGTAGTTACTGGTAGATTAGATAATATTGTCGAAGAAGTAGAAAAGGCAGGTTTAACTTCTCCAGCTATTATTATTATCGGTGAAGTTGTTAACCTAAGAGATACTTTAAAATGGTTTGAAACTAAACCTCTTTTTGGCAAAAGAGTTTTAGTTACTCGTTCACGTGAACAAGCTAGTGATTTATCACAAAAAATTGAAGATTTCGGTGGAGAGTCTTGGGAATATCCTACGATAAACATTAAACCACCAGAAGATTTTACTAAGTTTGATCTTGCTATTGAAAAAATTAATGATTTCAATTGGATAGTATTTACTAGTGTAAATGGAGTTAAATCATTCTTTGCGAGATTAAAATCTTTAAATAAAGACATTCGAGTTTTAGGTAATATTAAGCTTTGTGCAATTGGACCAAAAACTAGAGAAGAAATTGAAAATAAAGGCTTAATTGTTGATTATATGCCTGAAAAATTTGTAGCAGAATCTATTATAGAAGGTTTTAAAACGATATTGAATCCTAATGAAAAAATACTATTACCAAGGGCAGATATTGCAAGACCTATTTTAATTGATAGTCTGTTAGAATTAGGAATGGACGTTACAGAAGTAATGGCTTATCGTACGGTGATCGGTTCAAGAGATAATGAAGAGTTATTAACAAAATTGAAAAACAAGGAAATTCATGTAATAACATTCACTAGTTCTTCAACTGTAAAAAACTTCATTTCTTTAATTGAAAATGAAGATTTAGAAACGATTTTAAATGGTATAACCATTGCTAGCATAGGTCCAATTACATCTGAAACTGCAAGATCTTTAGGTATAAAGGTAGATGTTGAGGCTAAGGAATATACAATTGATGGATTAGTACAAGCATTAGTTGATTATACAAATTAA
- the hemB gene encoding porphobilinogen synthase, giving the protein MAFPETRLRRLRKNQNLRDMLTSTIITVNDFVYPMFVIYGKNKEIEISSMPGVYQYSLDKLVGAVENVVKLGIRSVLLFGIPEQKDSVGTGAYIETGIVQQAVRLLKKEFPDLIIVTDVCLCEYTSHGHCGLIENGNVLNDQTLDLLAKTALSHAEAGADIVAPSDMMDGRVGAIRKELDLKGYENTILMAYSAKYASSFYGPFREAADSTPQFGDRKTYQMDPRGSINEAVLETKLDILEGADIVMVKPAMAYMDIIRKMKDEFLTPIASYNVSGEYSMIKAASQNGWIDEKSVVLELMTGLKRAGSDIILTYHAASIAKWLQEV; this is encoded by the coding sequence TTGGCTTTTCCTGAAACACGATTACGTAGGTTAAGAAAAAATCAAAACTTAAGAGATATGCTTACAAGTACAATTATTACCGTAAATGATTTTGTATACCCCATGTTTGTGATCTATGGAAAGAATAAAGAAATAGAGATTAGTTCAATGCCTGGGGTATATCAATATTCTTTAGATAAACTTGTAGGTGCTGTAGAAAATGTAGTTAAATTAGGGATTAGATCTGTTCTTTTATTTGGTATACCCGAACAAAAAGATAGTGTTGGTACAGGAGCATATATAGAAACTGGTATTGTACAACAAGCTGTAAGACTATTAAAAAAAGAGTTTCCTGATTTAATAATAGTAACTGATGTTTGCTTGTGTGAATATACAAGCCATGGACATTGTGGATTAATCGAAAATGGTAACGTTCTTAATGATCAAACATTAGATTTATTAGCAAAAACTGCCCTATCCCATGCTGAAGCAGGTGCTGATATTGTTGCTCCTTCAGATATGATGGATGGAAGAGTTGGTGCAATTAGAAAAGAACTAGATTTAAAAGGATATGAAAATACTATTTTAATGGCTTATTCTGCCAAATATGCATCTAGTTTTTATGGTCCATTTAGAGAAGCAGCAGACTCAACCCCTCAGTTTGGTGATAGAAAAACCTATCAAATGGATCCGCGAGGAAGTATAAATGAAGCAGTTTTAGAAACTAAACTAGATATTTTAGAAGGCGCTGACATAGTAATGGTAAAACCTGCTATGGCTTATATGGATATAATTCGTAAAATGAAAGATGAATTTTTAACTCCTATTGCTAGTTATAATGTAAGTGGAGAATATTCCATGATAAAAGCTGCAAGTCAAAATGGCTGGATTGATGAAAAAAGCGTAGTATTAGAACTTATGACTGGGTTAAAAAGAGCTGGTAGTGATATTATTTTAACCTATCATGCTGCCAGTATAGCTAAGTGGCTTCAGGAGGTTTAA
- the nirJ2 gene encoding putative heme d1 biosynthesis radical SAM protein NirJ2: protein MIISWNTTNQCNMFCKHCYREAGAKDNEELNTEEGKMLIDEIVKAGFKIMIFSGGEPLMRKDIFELVEYAAKKGLRPVFGTNGTLITQEVAKKLKDIGTMGMGISLDSLDPKRHDTFRGYEDGFKQAVEGMENCVKAGLPFQIHTTVMDWNSSELEAITDFAVEKGAVAHHIFFLVPTGRAVDIEEETLRAQEYEDIITRILKKQKEVPIELKPTCAPQFIRIAKQLDMDIRFKKGCLAGLSYCIINPKGEVQPCAYLNIPLGNVRDKPFSQIWKEDPVLKELRTLDYKGGCGVCDFKTSCGGCRARAYFYHEKDYMAEEPWCLYQGRKGY, encoded by the coding sequence ATGATTATATCTTGGAATACAACTAATCAATGTAATATGTTTTGTAAGCATTGCTATAGAGAAGCAGGAGCTAAGGATAATGAAGAGTTAAATACTGAAGAAGGCAAAATGCTTATCGATGAAATAGTAAAAGCAGGCTTTAAAATTATGATTTTTAGTGGTGGAGAACCACTAATGAGAAAAGATATTTTTGAACTAGTAGAATATGCTGCTAAAAAAGGGTTAAGACCAGTTTTTGGTACAAACGGAACGTTAATAACACAAGAAGTTGCTAAAAAGCTAAAAGATATTGGTACTATGGGAATGGGAATAAGCTTAGATAGTTTAGACCCTAAAAGACATGATACTTTTAGGGGTTACGAAGATGGTTTTAAACAAGCTGTGGAAGGTATGGAAAACTGTGTCAAGGCAGGATTACCTTTTCAAATACATACTACAGTAATGGATTGGAATAGCTCTGAGTTAGAAGCTATTACTGATTTTGCAGTTGAAAAGGGAGCAGTAGCTCACCATATCTTTTTCCTCGTTCCTACCGGGCGAGCTGTAGATATAGAAGAAGAGACTTTAAGAGCACAGGAATATGAAGATATCATCACTAGAATATTAAAAAAACAAAAAGAAGTTCCAATTGAATTAAAACCTACTTGTGCTCCACAATTTATTAGAATTGCAAAGCAATTAGATATGGATATAAGGTTTAAAAAAGGATGCTTAGCAGGATTATCTTATTGCATTATTAATCCTAAGGGAGAAGTACAGCCTTGTGCATATTTAAATATTCCTTTAGGTAATGTAAGGGATAAACCTTTTAGTCAAATTTGGAAAGAAGATCCTGTTTTAAAAGAATTACGTACGCTTGATTATAAAGGTGGATGCGGGGTTTGCGATTTCAAAACTTCATGTGGTGGATGTAGAGCAAGAGCTTATTTTTATCATGAAAAAGATTACATGGCTGAAGAACCGTGGTGTTTATATCAAGGAAGAAAAGGTTATTAA